One part of the Burkholderia vietnamiensis LMG 10929 genome encodes these proteins:
- a CDS encoding porin, translating to MKQATFPILTIASLMVAGAAHAQTSVTLYGTIDTSLTYVNHADGSKNLWALGNSSAGNLSGSRWGLKGSEDLGGGLSAIFQLENGFNPSTGGLGQGSRMFGRQAYVGVASNQYGSLTLGRQYDPLIDLVQPITADNYFGSAFATAGDVDNYDNSFRVDNAIKYTSPVFAGLQFAAMYSLGGVAGSTGSKQSYSAGVSYTNGPLSLAGGYFYAANANPSAGTRTTWSSTSDGTFDGAINTGYQSAHSIGIARVAGQYVFGAFTVGAGYSNSQYRRDGASVFASNEHYNTAQGFLNYQASPALLVGVGYSFTKSGGDTAANYHQASLGADYNLSKRTDVYMTAAYQHASGTTADGAGGSMAAEASIGSYGYNGTKSQTMVNLGLRHRF from the coding sequence ATGAAACAAGCAACTTTTCCGATCCTGACGATCGCGTCGTTGATGGTGGCCGGTGCAGCGCACGCGCAGACGAGCGTCACGCTGTACGGCACGATCGACACCTCGTTGACGTACGTGAATCACGCCGACGGCAGCAAGAATCTCTGGGCGCTCGGCAACAGCAGCGCGGGCAACCTGTCGGGCAGCCGCTGGGGTCTGAAGGGCTCGGAGGACCTCGGTGGCGGCCTCTCGGCGATCTTCCAGCTCGAGAACGGCTTCAATCCGAGCACCGGCGGTCTCGGCCAGGGCAGCCGCATGTTCGGCCGTCAGGCCTACGTCGGCGTCGCCAGCAATCAGTACGGTTCGCTCACGCTCGGCCGCCAGTACGATCCGCTGATCGATCTCGTCCAGCCGATCACTGCCGACAACTACTTCGGCAGCGCGTTCGCGACCGCCGGCGACGTCGACAACTACGACAACAGCTTCCGCGTCGACAACGCGATCAAGTACACGTCGCCGGTGTTCGCCGGCCTCCAGTTCGCGGCGATGTATTCGCTGGGCGGTGTCGCGGGCAGCACCGGCTCGAAGCAGTCGTATTCGGCAGGCGTGTCGTACACCAACGGTCCGCTGAGTCTCGCCGGCGGATACTTCTACGCGGCGAACGCGAACCCGTCCGCGGGCACGCGCACGACATGGTCGAGCACGTCGGACGGCACGTTCGACGGCGCGATCAACACGGGTTATCAGAGCGCGCATTCGATCGGCATCGCGCGCGTGGCGGGCCAGTACGTGTTCGGCGCATTCACGGTGGGGGCCGGCTACAGCAATTCGCAGTACCGACGCGACGGCGCCTCGGTGTTCGCGAGCAACGAGCACTACAACACCGCGCAAGGATTCCTGAACTATCAGGCGTCGCCGGCGCTGCTGGTCGGCGTGGGCTACAGCTTCACGAAGTCGGGCGGCGACACCGCGGCGAACTATCACCAGGCATCGCTCGGCGCCGACTACAACCTGTCGAAACGTACGGACGTCTACATGACGGCCGCGTATCAGCATGCCAGCGGCACGACCGCCGACGGAGCCGGCGGCTCGATGGCGGCAGAGGCTTCGATCGGGTCATACGGCTACAACGGCACGAAGTCCCAGACCATGGTCAATCTGGGACTCCGTCACCGGTTCTGA
- a CDS encoding winged helix-turn-helix domain-containing protein: protein MAAGDYLLDPRERTITLRGAPIKLTPKEFDLAELFFNNVGKLLSRKLVCMSTWGRELDPESRTLDTHIYRLRQKLERCPETACGSVSSIRTAIASKRCRRSALTAARRRCVSPPSRCRRPG, encoded by the coding sequence ATCGCAGCCGGCGACTACCTGCTCGATCCGCGCGAGCGCACGATCACGCTGCGCGGTGCGCCGATCAAGCTGACGCCGAAGGAATTCGATCTCGCCGAACTGTTCTTCAACAACGTCGGCAAGCTGCTGTCGCGCAAGCTGGTCTGCATGAGCACGTGGGGGCGCGAGCTCGATCCGGAGTCGCGCACGCTCGATACGCACATCTACCGGCTGCGGCAGAAGCTCGAGCGCTGCCCGGAAACGGCGTGCGGCTCAGTGTCGTCTATACGCACGGCTATCGCCTCGAAGCGGTGTCGTCGTAGCGCGCTCACGGCGGCGCGGCGGCGTTGCGTCAGCCCGCCGAGCCGGTGTCGCCGGCCCGGCTGA
- a CDS encoding response regulator, whose product MPSRSSSPASLRATPELVGAHILVVDDRPNDLRLLTEILRSARCRISVAFDGLQAYHRAQAIVPDLILMDVRMPRMDGFAACRLLASTPDTQNIPVIILTAAGDLDDRIAGLETGALDYIVKPFEPAEVIARIRNHLKRARRSQPFAHLPELPDHPDTALVRAASDILLRELRNPPTLDELARQVGTHEKRLSRVFRDHLGQTVFEYLRDTRLRAAQHFLAATSMGIGDIAEEIGFSTPGNFATAFRERFGVTPSDWRRQRPTVDAQPPSHDHA is encoded by the coding sequence ATGCCATCCCGTTCGTCCAGTCCGGCGTCGCTCCGCGCCACGCCTGAGCTCGTCGGCGCACATATTCTCGTCGTCGACGATCGCCCGAACGACCTGCGGCTCCTGACCGAGATCCTGCGCTCAGCGCGGTGCCGGATCAGCGTCGCGTTCGACGGCCTGCAGGCGTATCACCGCGCGCAGGCGATCGTGCCCGACCTGATCCTGATGGACGTCCGGATGCCGCGCATGGACGGCTTCGCCGCGTGCCGGCTGCTGGCGTCGACGCCCGACACGCAGAACATTCCGGTCATCATCCTGACGGCCGCCGGCGATCTCGACGATCGCATCGCGGGCCTCGAGACGGGCGCGCTCGACTACATCGTGAAGCCGTTCGAGCCGGCCGAGGTGATCGCCCGAATCCGCAATCACCTGAAACGCGCGCGGCGCAGCCAGCCGTTCGCGCATCTGCCCGAGCTGCCCGATCACCCGGACACCGCGCTGGTGCGCGCGGCCAGCGACATCCTGCTGCGCGAACTGCGCAACCCGCCGACGCTGGACGAACTCGCGCGGCAGGTCGGCACCCATGAGAAGCGGCTGTCGCGCGTGTTCCGCGATCATCTCGGGCAGACCGTATTCGAATATCTGCGCGACACGCGGCTGCGCGCGGCGCAGCACTTCCTCGCCGCGACGTCGATGGGCATCGGCGACATCGCCGAGGAGATCGGCTTTTCGACGCCCGGCAACTTCGCGACGGCGTTCCGCGAACGCTTCGGCGTCACGCCGTCCGACTGGCGCCGCCAGCGCCCGACGGTCGATGCGCAGCCGCCGTCGCATGACCATGCGTAG
- a CDS encoding sensor histidine kinase, producing MRRRGASAAYAFGLLVRLVLALLAAYAAPAAAADDNPARLEAVALLEDPGAALSASEVATRVAERQRRAAEPARPSFNIEFSRSAWWVGATLVNRAATRQPMVLAIRDARVDRADFYVEHGGQWTLAGRFPARDGSLGEPVSRYPVLAATLDAGERLPVLVRVTSRKELKLAPSAFTRDAWHAYELRAAMWDFGFLGGLLALMWCALLIGFFSRSGTFAVLALLALGTALFEATYRGYTALYLWPGAYEWSARAEMVSVYLSLACFIAFILLIADREKTGMPMRAAYLVFLAFECVGMAGAACGDLLTFTWLSLRVNAALAVMNISLALILAFRRTPTARVMLIAISFAGFNMLIRVLDARGAIPGWLPWLRSDIYPNPVIAIIGLATHLLVLAAWINHVGRQRTEARKRLEHWQLTEQDRLRDEVAKRTVALNDALQEVKTHMQQKIETLGYVSHDLRAPLSTIHGYAKLLLQTATPGQARLIRSIDRSIRYQLTLIDELLQYTRAELQPLGIAPDATDLPGLLDDIGDYALALCAQQNNRFDYRPLTPLPRKLTIDGIRLQQVLLNLLSNASKFTRDGTVTLSIGAYRQAGAWRLVFEVADTGIGIELDQTTDIFRAYQQVQAVNGGTGLGLFIAQRIVGAMNGELAVSSQPGVGTSFTFQIVAPALGHALIPASALARTVQPAEQIDLLADARGMRCPPDDALDELIVLAGEGRLTDIEEWLGQHAPAPRHAAFVHAVRERLDTLDLQAIERLAAALKHTGIVDAPSAPSLDAEPDLAGPA from the coding sequence ATGCGTAGGCGCGGCGCGTCGGCCGCGTATGCGTTCGGGCTGCTCGTGCGGCTCGTGCTGGCGCTGCTCGCCGCATACGCCGCGCCCGCGGCCGCGGCCGACGACAACCCCGCGCGGCTCGAGGCAGTGGCGTTGCTCGAGGATCCGGGCGCGGCGCTGTCGGCGAGCGAGGTCGCGACGCGGGTGGCCGAGCGTCAACGTCGCGCTGCCGAGCCGGCGCGGCCGTCGTTCAACATCGAATTCTCGCGTTCCGCGTGGTGGGTCGGCGCAACGCTCGTGAACCGCGCGGCGACCCGCCAGCCGATGGTGCTGGCGATACGCGACGCGCGCGTCGATCGCGCCGACTTCTATGTCGAACACGGCGGCCAATGGACGCTCGCCGGCCGCTTCCCGGCCCGCGACGGCAGCCTGGGCGAACCGGTGTCGCGATATCCGGTGCTCGCCGCGACACTGGACGCCGGCGAACGGCTGCCGGTGCTGGTGCGCGTCACGTCGCGCAAGGAACTGAAGCTCGCGCCGAGCGCATTCACGCGCGACGCGTGGCATGCGTACGAGCTGCGCGCGGCGATGTGGGACTTCGGCTTTCTCGGCGGGCTGCTCGCGCTCATGTGGTGTGCGCTGCTGATCGGCTTCTTCTCGCGCAGCGGCACGTTCGCGGTGCTCGCGCTGCTGGCGCTCGGCACCGCGCTGTTCGAGGCGACCTACCGCGGCTACACCGCGCTGTACCTGTGGCCCGGTGCGTACGAATGGTCGGCGCGCGCGGAAATGGTGTCCGTGTATCTGTCGCTCGCATGCTTCATCGCGTTCATTCTGCTGATCGCCGATCGCGAAAAGACCGGCATGCCGATGCGCGCGGCGTACCTGGTGTTCCTCGCATTCGAATGCGTCGGGATGGCCGGCGCCGCGTGCGGCGATCTGCTGACGTTCACGTGGCTCAGCCTGCGGGTGAACGCGGCGCTCGCGGTGATGAACATCAGCCTCGCGCTGATCCTCGCGTTCCGCCGCACGCCGACCGCGCGCGTGATGCTGATCGCGATCTCGTTCGCTGGATTCAACATGCTGATCCGCGTGCTCGACGCGCGCGGCGCGATTCCCGGTTGGCTGCCGTGGCTCCGATCCGACATCTATCCGAACCCGGTGATCGCGATCATCGGCCTCGCCACGCACCTGCTCGTGCTCGCCGCGTGGATCAACCACGTGGGCCGTCAGCGTACCGAAGCGCGCAAGCGCCTCGAGCACTGGCAACTCACCGAACAGGACCGCCTGCGCGACGAGGTCGCGAAGCGCACGGTCGCCCTCAACGACGCGCTGCAGGAAGTCAAGACGCACATGCAGCAGAAGATCGAGACGCTCGGCTACGTCAGCCACGACCTGCGCGCGCCGCTGTCGACCATCCACGGCTACGCGAAGCTGCTGCTGCAAACCGCGACGCCCGGCCAGGCGCGCCTGATCCGCTCGATCGACCGCAGCATCCGCTACCAGCTCACGCTGATCGACGAATTGCTGCAGTACACGCGCGCCGAGCTGCAGCCGCTCGGCATTGCGCCGGACGCGACCGACCTGCCCGGCCTGCTCGACGACATCGGCGACTACGCGCTCGCGCTGTGTGCGCAGCAGAACAACCGCTTCGACTACCGGCCGCTGACGCCGTTGCCGCGCAAGCTGACGATCGACGGCATCCGGCTGCAGCAGGTGCTGCTCAACCTGCTGTCGAATGCGTCGAAGTTCACGCGCGACGGCACGGTCACGCTGTCGATCGGCGCGTACCGGCAAGCGGGCGCGTGGCGGCTGGTGTTCGAAGTCGCCGACACGGGCATCGGCATCGAGCTCGACCAGACGACCGACATCTTCCGCGCGTATCAGCAGGTGCAGGCCGTGAACGGCGGGACCGGCCTCGGCTTGTTCATCGCGCAGCGGATCGTCGGCGCGATGAACGGCGAGCTGGCCGTATCGAGCCAGCCGGGCGTGGGCACGTCGTTCACGTTTCAGATCGTCGCACCGGCGCTCGGGCATGCGTTGATCCCGGCGTCCGCGCTCGCGCGCACCGTGCAGCCAGCGGAACAGATCGACCTGCTCGCCGATGCGCGCGGGATGCGCTGTCCGCCCGACGATGCACTCGATGAACTGATCGTGCTGGCCGGCGAGGGCCGCCTCACCGATATCGAGGAATGGCTTGGACAGCATGCGCCCGCGCCGCGACATGCCGCGTTCGTGCATGCCGTGCGGGAGCGGCTCGACACGCTCGACCTGCAAGCGATCGAACGCCTGGCCGCAGCGCTGAAGCATACGGGCATCGTGGATGCACCGAGTGCGCCGTCGCTCGACGCGGAGCCGGATCTGGCCGGGCCGGCCTGA
- the yjfF gene encoding galactofuranose ABC transporter, permease protein YjfF, protein MNRFLARLTDPRTLPIVVTIALFAALFGFGSVMYTGFFSMQVLTGLLVDNAFLLIVAIGMTFVIVSGGIDLSVGSVVALTTILCAVGAERLHWPVWAIVPIVLLFGALYGAAMGALIHYFRLQPFIVTLAGMFLARGACFLITTQSITINEPTFHALAGISVPLGGGMLSAGALIALATLAGAIYVAHFTRFGRNVYAIGGNERSALLMGLPVARTKVGVYALSGFCSALGGVVFTLYVLSGYGLQAQGMELDAIAATVIGGTLLTGGVGYVIGSVFGVGILGTIQVLITFDGTLSSWWTRIVIGALLCVFCLLQRVIERHAARRRTGGSGLDPKRATRETARPAAAAPGDDAALVSTMPRL, encoded by the coding sequence ATGAACCGATTCCTCGCACGGCTCACCGACCCGCGCACGCTGCCGATCGTCGTGACGATCGCGCTGTTCGCGGCGCTGTTCGGTTTCGGGTCCGTGATGTATACGGGCTTCTTCTCCATGCAGGTGCTGACCGGGCTGCTGGTCGACAACGCGTTCCTGCTGATCGTCGCGATCGGGATGACCTTCGTGATCGTGTCGGGCGGCATCGATCTGTCGGTCGGCTCCGTCGTTGCGCTGACAACCATCCTGTGCGCGGTCGGCGCCGAGCGGCTGCATTGGCCGGTGTGGGCGATCGTGCCGATCGTGCTGCTGTTCGGCGCGCTGTACGGCGCGGCGATGGGCGCGCTGATCCACTACTTCCGGCTGCAGCCGTTCATCGTCACGCTGGCCGGGATGTTCCTCGCGCGCGGCGCGTGCTTCCTGATCACCACGCAATCGATCACGATCAACGAGCCGACGTTCCATGCGCTCGCGGGCATCAGCGTGCCGCTCGGCGGCGGCATGCTCAGCGCCGGTGCGCTGATCGCGCTCGCGACGCTGGCCGGCGCGATCTACGTCGCGCATTTCACGCGCTTCGGCCGCAACGTCTACGCGATCGGCGGCAACGAGCGCTCGGCGTTGCTGATGGGGCTGCCGGTCGCGCGCACGAAAGTCGGCGTGTATGCGTTGAGCGGCTTCTGCTCGGCGCTCGGCGGCGTGGTGTTCACGCTGTACGTGCTGTCCGGTTACGGACTGCAGGCACAGGGGATGGAGCTCGACGCGATCGCTGCGACCGTGATCGGCGGCACGCTGCTCACGGGCGGCGTGGGCTACGTGATCGGCTCGGTGTTCGGCGTCGGGATTCTCGGCACGATTCAGGTGCTCATTACGTTCGACGGCACGCTGAGCTCGTGGTGGACGCGCATCGTGATCGGTGCGCTGCTGTGCGTGTTCTGTCTGCTGCAGCGGGTCATCGAGCGGCACGCCGCACGGCGCCGCACCGGCGGCAGCGGGCTCGATCCGAAGCGCGCGACGCGGGAAACCGCTCGGCCCGCGGCCGCTGCGCCGGGCGACGACGCGGCGCTGGTGTCGACGATGCCGCGGTTGTAG
- a CDS encoding ABC transporter permease, translated as MTRLRSLFRHSLAWPVLTLALLFALDVAHRPGFLSISLLDGHLFGAPIDILNRAAPLVIVSLGMTLVIATRGIDISVGAIVAIAGAAAAIVLDGDPSRVGVALAAALGVGLLAGAWNGVLVAFVGMQPIIATLILMVAGRGIAQLLTGGQIIPIGAPGYLALGGGYLAAVPCSVWIAIATIAAIALLVNRTALGLFIRAIGVNPVATRLVGLRAGAVVFGVYLCSGVLSALAGILASSNVRSADGNNAGLLLELDAILAVTLGGTSLLGGRFSLAGSVLGALIIQTLTYTTYSIGVPPEATLVVKAIVVIVVTLIQSDAARALALRHATRALRATTGATPR; from the coding sequence ATGACGCGGCTGCGTTCGCTGTTTCGTCATTCGCTCGCGTGGCCGGTGCTGACGCTCGCGCTGCTGTTCGCGCTGGACGTCGCGCACCGGCCGGGCTTCCTGTCGATCTCGCTGCTCGACGGCCATCTGTTCGGCGCGCCGATCGACATCCTGAATCGCGCGGCGCCGCTCGTGATCGTGTCGCTCGGGATGACGCTCGTGATCGCGACGCGCGGCATCGACATCTCGGTCGGCGCGATCGTCGCGATCGCCGGCGCGGCGGCCGCGATCGTGCTCGACGGCGACCCGTCGCGCGTCGGCGTCGCGCTCGCCGCGGCGCTCGGCGTCGGGCTGCTGGCGGGCGCATGGAACGGCGTGCTGGTCGCGTTCGTCGGGATGCAGCCGATCATCGCGACGCTGATCCTGATGGTTGCGGGGCGCGGGATCGCGCAGCTGCTCACCGGCGGACAGATCATTCCGATCGGCGCGCCCGGCTACCTGGCGCTCGGCGGTGGCTATCTCGCGGCCGTGCCGTGCTCGGTGTGGATCGCGATCGCGACGATCGCGGCGATCGCATTGCTGGTCAACCGCACGGCGCTCGGCCTGTTCATCCGCGCGATCGGCGTGAATCCGGTCGCGACGCGGCTCGTCGGGCTGCGCGCGGGGGCCGTCGTGTTCGGCGTCTATCTGTGTTCCGGCGTGCTGTCGGCGCTTGCCGGCATCCTCGCCAGCTCGAACGTGCGCAGCGCCGACGGCAACAACGCAGGGCTGCTGCTCGAGCTCGACGCGATCCTCGCCGTGACGCTCGGCGGCACGTCGCTGCTCGGCGGCCGTTTCAGCCTCGCGGGCTCGGTGCTCGGCGCGCTGATCATCCAGACGCTGACCTACACGACCTATTCGATCGGCGTGCCGCCCGAGGCGACGCTCGTCGTCAAGGCGATCGTCGTGATCGTCGTCACGCTGATCCAGTCGGACGCGGCGCGCGCGCTGGCGCTGCGCCACGCGACGCGCGCGCTGCGCGCCACCACCGGAGCGACGCCGCGATGA
- a CDS encoding sugar ABC transporter ATP-binding protein produces MTNPPVVEMIGIDKAFPGVNALQRVNFRLFPGEIHALMGQNGAGKSTLINVLTGVHAHDAGEIRVGGAPVNFAAPREAEAAGIQTLYQEVNLCANLSVAENIFAGRQPMRRGAIDWKAIHARARDALAELDLSLDVTRSLDAYPIAVQQMVAIARAVSVDARVLILDEPTSSLDDGEVARLFDVLRRLKASGIAILFVTHFLEQTYAVSDRITVMRNGEREGEYLARELPVDLLVAKMTGREPVSGTLQAGAAAVQRDAGASAPFLSMQRAGRRGMMSPLDLDVRPGEIVGLAGLLGSGRTETARLAFAAERTDTGAIEIDGRRARLASPHDAVHNGIAYCPEDRKKEGIVAALSIRENIVLALQARRGWWRLIGRARQRELADTYIERLGIKARDAEQPIGLLSGGNQQKVLLARWLATEPKLLILDEPTRGIDVAAKFDIMERVLALCAQGLAILFISSEISEVVRVSHRIAVLRDRRKVAELTGSDASEEQVYQLIAGGRS; encoded by the coding sequence ATGACGAATCCGCCGGTGGTCGAGATGATCGGCATCGACAAGGCGTTTCCGGGCGTCAACGCGCTGCAGCGCGTGAACTTCCGGCTGTTTCCGGGCGAGATCCATGCGCTGATGGGCCAGAACGGCGCGGGCAAGTCGACGCTGATCAACGTGCTGACCGGCGTGCATGCGCACGATGCGGGCGAGATTCGCGTCGGCGGCGCGCCGGTGAATTTCGCGGCGCCGCGCGAGGCCGAGGCGGCCGGCATCCAGACGCTGTACCAGGAGGTCAACCTGTGCGCGAACCTGTCGGTCGCGGAGAACATCTTCGCGGGCCGGCAGCCGATGCGGCGCGGCGCGATCGACTGGAAGGCGATCCATGCGCGTGCGCGCGACGCGCTCGCCGAGCTCGACCTGTCGCTCGACGTCACGCGCTCGCTCGACGCGTATCCGATCGCCGTGCAGCAGATGGTCGCGATCGCGCGCGCGGTGTCGGTCGACGCGCGCGTGCTGATCCTCGACGAGCCGACCTCGAGCCTCGACGACGGCGAGGTCGCGCGGCTGTTCGACGTGCTGCGCCGGCTGAAGGCGTCGGGGATCGCGATCCTGTTCGTCACGCACTTTCTCGAACAGACCTACGCGGTGTCCGACCGCATCACCGTGATGCGCAACGGCGAGCGCGAAGGCGAGTACCTCGCGCGCGAGCTGCCGGTCGACCTGCTGGTCGCGAAGATGACCGGCCGCGAGCCGGTGTCCGGCACGCTGCAGGCGGGCGCGGCGGCCGTGCAGCGCGATGCCGGCGCGAGCGCGCCGTTTCTGTCGATGCAGCGCGCCGGCCGGCGCGGGATGATGAGCCCGCTCGATCTCGACGTGCGGCCCGGCGAAATCGTCGGGCTGGCCGGGCTGCTCGGCTCGGGGCGCACGGAGACCGCGCGGCTCGCGTTCGCCGCGGAGCGCACCGACACCGGCGCAATCGAGATCGACGGCCGGCGCGCGCGGCTCGCGTCGCCGCACGACGCGGTGCACAACGGCATCGCGTATTGCCCCGAGGACCGCAAGAAGGAGGGCATCGTCGCCGCGCTGTCGATTCGCGAAAACATCGTGCTCGCGCTGCAGGCGCGGCGCGGCTGGTGGCGGCTGATCGGGCGGGCGCGCCAGCGCGAGCTTGCGGACACGTACATCGAGCGGCTCGGCATCAAGGCGCGCGACGCCGAGCAGCCGATCGGGCTGCTGTCGGGCGGCAACCAGCAGAAGGTGCTGCTCGCGCGCTGGCTCGCGACGGAGCCGAAGCTGTTGATTCTCGACGAGCCGACGCGCGGCATCGACGTCGCCGCGAAATTCGACATCATGGAGCGCGTGCTCGCGCTGTGCGCGCAGGGGCTCGCGATTCTGTTCATTTCGTCGGAGATCAGCGAAGTGGTGCGCGTGAGTCACCGGATCGCGGTGCTGCGCGACCGCCGCAAGGTCGCCGAACTGACCGGCAGCGATGCCTCGGAGGAGCAGGTGTACCAATTGATCGCGGGAGGCCGCTCATGA
- a CDS encoding ABC transporter substrate-binding protein: MTFIRKLATGAIVAAATLLTTGAYAQQKQITLGFSQVGAESAWRTANTVSVKSAAKEAGINLKFSDAQQKQENQIRAIRSFIAQKVDVIAFSPVVESGWEPVLTEAKAAHIPVILTDRGVDVKDPSLYVTMIGSDFLEEGRRAGHWLEERYKNDAGPINIVELQGTVGSAPANDRRAGLLEVIKNNPKFKVIASQSGDFTLAGGKQVMEAFAKTYGKQINVVYAHNDDMALGAIQAMEEAGIKPGKDVSVVSFDATKGGFQAMVAGKINVDVECSPLLGPQLMTAVKEVVAGKQLPKRIVTNETVFPMNVAAQVLPTRKY; this comes from the coding sequence ATGACATTCATCAGGAAGCTGGCGACCGGCGCGATCGTCGCGGCGGCGACGCTGCTGACCACCGGCGCCTACGCGCAGCAAAAGCAGATCACGCTCGGGTTTTCGCAGGTGGGCGCGGAGAGCGCGTGGCGCACGGCGAACACCGTGTCGGTGAAGAGCGCGGCGAAGGAGGCCGGCATCAACCTGAAATTCTCGGACGCGCAGCAAAAGCAGGAGAACCAGATCCGCGCGATCCGCTCGTTCATCGCGCAGAAGGTGGACGTCATCGCGTTCTCGCCGGTCGTCGAGTCGGGCTGGGAGCCGGTGCTGACCGAAGCGAAGGCGGCGCATATTCCGGTGATCCTGACCGATCGCGGCGTCGACGTGAAGGACCCGTCGCTGTACGTGACGATGATCGGTTCCGACTTCCTCGAGGAAGGGCGGCGCGCGGGCCACTGGCTCGAAGAGCGCTACAAGAACGACGCCGGCCCGATCAACATCGTCGAGCTGCAGGGCACGGTCGGCTCGGCGCCGGCCAACGACCGCCGCGCGGGCCTGCTCGAGGTGATCAAGAACAATCCGAAGTTCAAGGTGATCGCGTCGCAAAGCGGCGACTTCACGCTCGCCGGCGGCAAGCAGGTGATGGAAGCGTTCGCCAAGACCTACGGCAAGCAGATCAACGTCGTCTACGCGCACAACGACGACATGGCGCTCGGCGCGATCCAGGCGATGGAGGAGGCCGGCATCAAGCCCGGCAAGGACGTGAGCGTCGTGTCGTTCGACGCGACCAAGGGCGGCTTCCAGGCGATGGTCGCGGGCAAGATCAACGTCGACGTCGAATGCAGCCCGCTGCTCGGCCCGCAGCTGATGACCGCGGTGAAGGAGGTGGTGGCCGGCAAGCAGCTGCCGAAGCGGATCGTCACGAACGAGACCGTGTTCCCGATGAACGTCGCCGCGCAGGTGCTGCCGACCCGCAAGTACTGA
- a CDS encoding DNA topoisomerase IB gives MTKRPSRSNGGAWVDAALRHVDDRHPGYTRRRVRNGFAYYGQDGQRIRDPDEIARINALAIPPAYTDVWICMDRRGHLQATGRDARGRKQYRYHPLWRETRDANKYARMAAFAAALPRIRARVARDLALPGMPRDKIVATIVRLLDTTLARIGNTEYARENASFGLTTLRKRHVTIRPGQVRLRFTGKSGIEHDVTVQDPRVGRIVRRCAELPGHELFQYVDDDGARHSVGSSDVNDYLREAAGAEFTAKDYRTWAGSVQALALLRRIPHESVTQARKQIVETVRAVAGILRNTPAVCRRCYIHPVVLDTFEAGLLDTFEVTRKPRGLRADEAAFVALLEQAERRSARPQKK, from the coding sequence ATGACGAAGCGCCCGTCCCGCTCGAACGGCGGCGCGTGGGTGGACGCCGCGCTGCGCCACGTCGACGACCGGCATCCCGGCTATACGCGCCGGCGCGTGCGCAACGGCTTCGCGTATTACGGACAGGACGGCCAGCGCATCCGCGACCCCGACGAAATTGCACGCATCAACGCGCTGGCGATTCCGCCCGCGTACACCGACGTGTGGATCTGCATGGACCGGCGCGGCCATCTGCAGGCCACGGGCCGCGACGCGCGCGGGCGCAAGCAGTACCGCTATCACCCGCTGTGGCGCGAGACGCGCGACGCGAACAAGTACGCGCGGATGGCCGCCTTCGCGGCTGCGCTGCCGCGGATCCGCGCGCGTGTCGCGCGCGACCTCGCGCTGCCGGGAATGCCGCGCGACAAGATCGTCGCGACCATCGTCCGCCTGCTCGACACCACGCTGGCGCGGATCGGCAACACCGAATACGCACGCGAGAACGCGTCGTTCGGGCTGACGACGCTGCGCAAGCGCCACGTGACGATCCGGCCCGGACAGGTGCGGCTGCGCTTCACCGGCAAGAGCGGCATCGAGCACGACGTGACGGTGCAGGACCCGCGCGTGGGCCGCATCGTGCGACGCTGCGCGGAGCTGCCGGGGCACGAGCTGTTCCAGTATGTGGACGACGACGGCGCGCGCCATTCGGTCGGCTCGTCCGACGTGAACGACTACCTGCGCGAAGCGGCGGGCGCGGAGTTCACCGCGAAGGACTACCGGACCTGGGCCGGCAGCGTGCAGGCGCTGGCGCTGCTCAGGCGCATCCCGCACGAGAGCGTCACGCAGGCGCGCAAGCAGATCGTCGAGACGGTACGGGCCGTCGCCGGCATCCTGCGCAACACGCCGGCGGTGTGCCGGCGTTGCTACATCCATCCGGTGGTGCTCGACACGTTCGAGGCCGGCCTGCTCGACACGTTCGAGGTGACGCGCAAGCCGCGAGGGCTGCGCGCGGACGAAGCGGCGTTCGTCGCATTGCTCGAGCAGGCCGAGCGCCGCTCGGCCCGGCCGCAGAAAAAATGA